One window of the Macaca thibetana thibetana isolate TM-01 chromosome 13, ASM2454274v1, whole genome shotgun sequence genome contains the following:
- the C13H2orf49 gene encoding ashwin isoform X3, which translates to MAGDVGGRSCTDSELLLHPELLSQEFLLLTLEQKNIAVETDVRVNKDSLTDLYVQHAIPLPQRDLPKNRWGKMMEKKREQHEIKNETKRSSTVDGLRKRPLIVFDGSSTSTSIKVKKTENGDNDRLKPPPQEKSFRPCEVATIVPCWNYSSEVKASCS; encoded by the exons ATGGCGGGGGATGTGGGCGGTCGCAGCTGCACGGACTCGGAACTGCTGCTGCACCCGGAGCTGCTGTCCCAAGAGTTCCTTCTCCTCACTCTAGAGCAG AAGAACATAGCTGTTGAAACTGATGTAAGAGTAAACAAAGACAGTCTTACTGACCTTTATGTCCAGCACGCAATACCATTGCCTCAGAGGGATTTGCCGAAGAATAGATGGGGGaaaatgatggaaaagaaaagagaacaacaTGAGATTAAAAATGAGACTAAAAG GAGTAGTACTGTAGATGGGTTAAGGAAAAGACCCCTCATCGTATTTGATGGAAGTTCAACAAGTACAAGcataaaagtgaaaaagacagaGAATGGAGATAATGATCGACTCAAGCCTCCCCCTCAG GAAAAGTCCTTCAGGCCCTGTGAAGTCGCCACCATTGTCCCCTGTTGGAACTACTCCAGTGAAGTTAAAGCGAGCTGCTCCTAA
- the C13H2orf49 gene encoding ashwin isoform X1 gives MAGDVGGRSCTDSELLLHPELLSQEFLLLTLEQKNIAVETDVRVNKDSLTDLYVQHAIPLPQRDLPKNRWGKMMEKKREQHEIKNETKRSSTVDGLRKRPLIVFDGSSTSTSIKVKKTENGDNDRLKPPPQASFTSNAFRKLSNSSSSVSPLILSSNLPMNNKTEHNNNDTKQNHDLTHRKSPSGPVKSPPLSPVGTTPVKLKRAAPKEEAEAMNNLKPPQAKRKIQHVTWP, from the exons ATGGCGGGGGATGTGGGCGGTCGCAGCTGCACGGACTCGGAACTGCTGCTGCACCCGGAGCTGCTGTCCCAAGAGTTCCTTCTCCTCACTCTAGAGCAG AAGAACATAGCTGTTGAAACTGATGTAAGAGTAAACAAAGACAGTCTTACTGACCTTTATGTCCAGCACGCAATACCATTGCCTCAGAGGGATTTGCCGAAGAATAGATGGGGGaaaatgatggaaaagaaaagagaacaacaTGAGATTAAAAATGAGACTAAAAG GAGTAGTACTGTAGATGGGTTAAGGAAAAGACCCCTCATCGTATTTGATGGAAGTTCAACAAGTACAAGcataaaagtgaaaaagacagaGAATGGAGATAATGATCGACTCAAGCCTCCCCCTCAGGCAAGCTTTACCAGTAATGCCTTTAGAAAATTATCAAATTCCTCTTCGAGTGTTTCACCCCTAATTTTGTCTTCCAATTTGCCTATGAACAATAAAACGGaacacaataataatgacacTAAACAGAACCATGACTTAACGCATAGGAAAAGTCCTTCAGGCCCTGTGAAGTCGCCACCATTGTCCCCTGTTGGAACTACTCCAGTGAAGTTAAAGCGAGCTGCTCCTAAAGAAGAAGCAGAGGCCATG AATAACCTGAAGCCCCCACAAGCAAAAAGGAAGATACAACATGTTACTTGGCCCTGA
- the C13H2orf49 gene encoding ashwin isoform X2, with product MAGDVGGRSCTDSELLLHPELLSQEFLLLTLEQKNIAVETDVRVNKDSLTDLYVQHAIPLPQRDLPKNRWGKMMEKKREQHEIKNETKRSSTVDGLRKRPLIVFDGSSTSTSIKVKKTENGDNDRLKPPPQNHDLTHRKSPSGPVKSPPLSPVGTTPVKLKRAAPKEEAEAMNNLKPPQAKRKIQHVTWP from the exons ATGGCGGGGGATGTGGGCGGTCGCAGCTGCACGGACTCGGAACTGCTGCTGCACCCGGAGCTGCTGTCCCAAGAGTTCCTTCTCCTCACTCTAGAGCAG AAGAACATAGCTGTTGAAACTGATGTAAGAGTAAACAAAGACAGTCTTACTGACCTTTATGTCCAGCACGCAATACCATTGCCTCAGAGGGATTTGCCGAAGAATAGATGGGGGaaaatgatggaaaagaaaagagaacaacaTGAGATTAAAAATGAGACTAAAAG GAGTAGTACTGTAGATGGGTTAAGGAAAAGACCCCTCATCGTATTTGATGGAAGTTCAACAAGTACAAGcataaaagtgaaaaagacagaGAATGGAGATAATGATCGACTCAAGCCTCCCCCTCAG AACCATGACTTAACGCATAGGAAAAGTCCTTCAGGCCCTGTGAAGTCGCCACCATTGTCCCCTGTTGGAACTACTCCAGTGAAGTTAAAGCGAGCTGCTCCTAAAGAAGAAGCAGAGGCCATG AATAACCTGAAGCCCCCACAAGCAAAAAGGAAGATACAACATGTTACTTGGCCCTGA